A section of the Amycolatopsis sp. AA4 genome encodes:
- a CDS encoding LLM class F420-dependent oxidoreductase, which translates to MKLGFHLGYWGSGPIPGAQESVLEAERLGFDSVWSAEAYGSDAFTPLAWVGAATSRIKLGTNIVQMAARTPTATAMSALTMDHLSGGRFVLGLGASGPQVVEGWYGQPYPKPLARTREYVEIVRKVLAREEPVTIDGQFFQLPLKGGAGLGKPLKPTVHPLRADLPIYLAAEGPKNVALAAEICDGWLPLFFSPKSDGFYRAALEEGFARPGARRSLADFEVAASVPVIVHDDVEEAASFIKPALALYIGGMGAKSVNFHHDVFARLGYADVADKVQELYLAGRKEEAVKEIPTSLVEDTSLIGPAEKIREELAAWEDTVVTTLLLRGDAGSLARAAKALS; encoded by the coding sequence ATGAAGCTGGGCTTTCACCTCGGGTACTGGGGGAGCGGGCCGATCCCGGGCGCGCAGGAGAGCGTGCTCGAAGCCGAACGGCTCGGGTTCGACTCGGTGTGGTCGGCCGAGGCGTACGGGTCGGACGCGTTCACGCCGCTGGCCTGGGTCGGCGCGGCGACCAGCCGGATCAAGCTCGGCACGAACATCGTCCAGATGGCGGCGCGCACCCCGACCGCGACCGCGATGAGCGCGCTGACCATGGACCACCTGTCCGGCGGCCGTTTCGTGCTCGGGCTGGGCGCGTCCGGGCCGCAGGTGGTCGAGGGCTGGTACGGCCAGCCGTATCCGAAGCCGCTGGCGCGCACGCGCGAGTACGTCGAGATCGTGCGCAAGGTGCTGGCCCGCGAGGAACCGGTGACTATCGACGGGCAGTTCTTCCAGTTGCCGCTCAAGGGCGGCGCCGGACTGGGCAAACCGCTCAAGCCCACCGTGCACCCGCTGCGCGCCGACCTGCCGATCTACCTGGCCGCGGAAGGCCCGAAGAACGTCGCGCTGGCCGCGGAGATCTGCGACGGCTGGCTCCCGCTGTTCTTCTCGCCCAAGTCCGACGGTTTCTACCGGGCCGCGCTGGAGGAGGGTTTCGCCCGCCCGGGCGCGCGGCGCAGCCTCGCTGATTTCGAGGTGGCCGCGTCGGTGCCGGTGATCGTGCACGACGACGTCGAGGAGGCGGCGAGCTTCATCAAGCCCGCGCTGGCGCTGTACATCGGCGGGATGGGCGCGAAGAGCGTGAACTTCCACCACGACGTGTTCGCCCGGCTCGGGTACGCGGACGTGGCGGACAAGGTGCAGGAGCTGTACCTGGCCGGGCGGAAGGAAGAGGCGGTCAAGGAGATCCCGACGTCGCTGGTCGAGGACACGTCGCTGATCGGGCCCGCGGAGAAGATCCGGGAAGAGCTGGCGGCGTGGGAAGACACGGTGGTGACGACGCTGCTGCTGCGCGGGGACGCGGGGTCGCTGGCCAGGGCGGCGAAAGCGCTGTCCTGA
- a CDS encoding TetR/AcrR family transcriptional regulator: MTLSSTEPSGDARERLLARLLDAFDGTLPSPDVSLREVAARAETSHALLRYHFGSLPGVLAAMLKAQRARDNEVLFETAKQSTFDDFVRAIWRTYTRPEQLSRVRGFFHVAGLAAYRPEDFRELFDSLDDLTKMLTSLAEGEGRGAEEARTMATVAVAAIRGLLLREVLTPEGHSEDAVELLLRMSKG; encoded by the coding sequence GTGACCTTGTCAAGCACGGAACCCTCCGGCGACGCCCGCGAGCGGCTCCTGGCCCGGCTTCTCGACGCCTTCGACGGGACGCTTCCCTCGCCGGACGTTTCGCTGCGGGAGGTCGCCGCCCGGGCCGAGACCAGCCATGCCCTGCTGCGCTACCACTTCGGGTCGTTGCCGGGGGTGCTGGCGGCGATGCTCAAGGCCCAGCGAGCCCGCGACAACGAGGTTCTGTTCGAGACCGCGAAGCAAAGCACCTTCGACGACTTCGTGCGGGCGATCTGGCGGACCTACACCCGCCCGGAGCAGCTGTCGCGGGTCCGCGGGTTCTTCCACGTCGCGGGGCTGGCGGCGTACCGGCCGGAGGACTTTCGCGAGCTGTTCGACTCGCTGGACGACCTGACGAAGATGCTGACCTCGCTCGCGGAAGGCGAAGGGCGCGGGGCCGAGGAAGCGCGGACCATGGCGACCGTCGCGGTCGCCGCGATTCGCGGTCTGTTGTTGCGGGAAGTGCTGACCCCGGAGGGGCATTCCGAAGACGCGGTCGAGTTGCTTCTCCGGATGAGCAAGGGCTGA
- a CDS encoding IclR family transcriptional regulator, protein MRTTGRNSDGLVTARVAAVLEAFRPGDDALGVSELARRTGLAKTTVHRLAGHLADTGLLERDGTSVRLGLRLFEIGQLAVRRRGLVEAARPYLADLREATRNTVHLAVLEGTEVVYLDVLRGPDAPDLPSRTGGRFPAHATGVGKAILSCSPDDVVNRVIDAGLPRVSPRTITAPGLLRRQLARIREDGIAFEREESGVGVVCAASPLVDANGLAVAAVSISGWATRMRTERVAPAVRTVALALSRTVSET, encoded by the coding sequence ATGCGTACCACTGGACGGAACAGCGACGGGCTTGTGACCGCGCGCGTCGCCGCCGTGCTGGAAGCCTTCCGCCCCGGCGACGACGCGCTGGGCGTCTCCGAACTGGCGCGCCGGACCGGACTCGCGAAGACGACCGTGCACCGGCTCGCCGGGCATCTCGCGGACACCGGCCTGCTCGAACGCGACGGCACGTCCGTCCGGTTAGGACTGCGGCTGTTCGAGATCGGCCAGCTCGCGGTGCGCCGCCGCGGCCTGGTGGAGGCGGCCCGGCCGTACCTGGCGGACCTGCGGGAGGCCACGCGGAACACGGTGCATCTCGCGGTCCTGGAGGGCACCGAGGTCGTGTACCTGGACGTGCTGCGCGGACCGGACGCGCCGGATCTGCCCTCGCGCACCGGCGGGCGCTTCCCCGCGCACGCGACCGGCGTCGGGAAGGCGATCCTGTCCTGCTCCCCCGACGACGTCGTGAACCGCGTGATCGACGCCGGACTCCCCCGGGTCAGCCCGCGGACGATCACCGCGCCCGGGCTGCTGCGCCGCCAGCTCGCGCGGATCCGCGAGGACGGAATCGCCTTCGAGCGCGAGGAATCCGGGGTCGGCGTGGTGTGCGCGGCGAGCCCGCTGGTCGACGCGAACGGGCTGGCGGTGGCCGCCGTGTCGATCTCCGGATGGGCGACCCGGATGCGCACCGAACGGGTCGCGCCCGCGGTGCGGACCGTTGCGCTGGCGTTGTCGCGGACGGTGTCCGAGACCTGA
- a CDS encoding MFS transporter translates to MADRTIDPQTRHGGRYKWVALSNTTLGVLMSALDGSIVIISLPAIFRGIGLDPLAPANIGYLLWMILGYLLVSAVLVVTLGRLGDMFGRVRMYNAGFVIFSVASVALSFDPFRAGGGALWLIGWRVVQAVGGSMLTANSAAILTDAFPREQRGMALGVNQITALAGQFLGLVAGGLLAELDWRAVFWVSVPFGLFGTVWSIRSLREISTPHRSRIDWGGNVTFALGTAVILASITYGIQPYGGAATGWGNPWVLGGFGAGIALLAAFCVIETRVPAPMFQLSLFRVRAFTAGNLAALLTAIARGGMQFMLIIWLQGIWLPLHGYDYEQTPLWAGIYLLPLTAGFLIAGPVSGFLSDRFGSRLFSTGGLLLVAGSFLGLLALPVDFSYPAFALLLVLSGIGQGMFSAPNTSAIMSSVPDNQRGVASGMRSTFQNSGTSLSIGVFFSLMIAGLAGSLPATLTGGLRAHGVPADVAANIAQLPPVSTLFAAFLGSNPVAHLVGPGVLGRLSPADSAALTGKEFFPNLISGPFHDGLVTVFVAAAAMALVAALASAARGKRYFHQG, encoded by the coding sequence ATGGCGGACCGGACGATCGACCCCCAGACCCGGCACGGCGGGCGCTACAAGTGGGTCGCGCTTTCCAACACGACGCTCGGGGTGCTGATGTCGGCGCTCGACGGGTCGATCGTGATCATCTCGCTGCCCGCGATCTTCCGCGGCATCGGGCTGGACCCGCTGGCCCCGGCCAACATCGGCTACCTGCTGTGGATGATCCTCGGCTACCTGCTGGTGTCCGCGGTCCTGGTGGTGACGCTCGGGCGGCTCGGCGACATGTTCGGCCGCGTCCGGATGTACAACGCCGGCTTCGTGATCTTCAGCGTCGCCTCGGTCGCGCTGTCGTTCGACCCGTTCCGCGCGGGCGGCGGGGCGCTGTGGCTGATCGGCTGGCGGGTGGTGCAGGCCGTCGGCGGCTCGATGCTCACCGCGAACTCCGCGGCGATCCTCACCGACGCCTTCCCGCGCGAACAGCGCGGAATGGCGTTGGGCGTCAACCAGATCACCGCGCTGGCCGGACAGTTCCTCGGCCTCGTCGCGGGCGGGCTGCTGGCCGAACTCGACTGGCGCGCGGTGTTCTGGGTGAGCGTGCCGTTCGGACTTTTCGGCACTGTCTGGTCGATCCGCAGCCTGCGCGAGATCAGCACGCCGCACCGGTCGCGGATCGACTGGGGCGGCAACGTCACCTTCGCACTCGGCACCGCGGTCATTCTCGCCTCGATCACCTACGGCATCCAGCCTTACGGAGGCGCGGCGACCGGCTGGGGCAACCCGTGGGTGCTCGGCGGGTTCGGCGCCGGAATCGCGCTGCTGGCGGCGTTCTGCGTGATCGAGACCAGGGTGCCGGCGCCGATGTTCCAGCTTTCGCTGTTCCGCGTCCGCGCGTTCACCGCCGGAAACCTCGCCGCGCTGCTCACCGCGATCGCGCGCGGCGGGATGCAGTTCATGCTGATCATCTGGCTGCAGGGCATCTGGCTTCCGCTGCACGGCTACGACTACGAGCAGACCCCGCTGTGGGCCGGGATCTACCTGCTGCCGCTCACCGCCGGGTTCCTGATCGCCGGTCCGGTGTCCGGCTTCCTCTCCGACCGCTTCGGCTCGCGGCTGTTCTCCACCGGCGGACTGCTGCTGGTCGCCGGGTCCTTCCTCGGACTGCTCGCGCTGCCGGTGGACTTCAGCTATCCGGCGTTCGCGCTCCTGCTCGTGCTGAGCGGGATCGGGCAGGGCATGTTCTCCGCGCCCAATACCTCGGCGATAATGAGCAGCGTGCCGGACAACCAGCGCGGCGTCGCGTCCGGCATGCGTTCGACGTTCCAGAATTCCGGGACGTCGCTGTCGATCGGCGTGTTCTTCTCCTTGATGATCGCCGGGCTCGCCGGATCGCTCCCCGCGACGCTCACCGGCGGGCTGCGGGCGCACGGCGTCCCGGCGGACGTCGCCGCGAACATCGCCCAGCTGCCGCCGGTGAGCACTCTCTTCGCCGCGTTCCTGGGCAGCAACCCGGTGGCACACCTGGTCGGCCCCGGGGTGCTCGGCCGGCTCTCCCCCGCCGATTCCGCCGCGCTGACCGGCAAGGAGTTCTTCCCGAACCTCATTTCCGGGCCGTTCCACGACGGACTGGTCACGGTGTTCGTCGCGGCCGCGGCGATGGCGCTGGTCGCCGCGCTGGCTTCGGCGGCGCGGGGGAAGCGGTACTTCCACCAGGGCTGA
- a CDS encoding acetaldehyde dehydrogenase (acetylating), protein MAERKVTAAIVGPGNIGTDLLAKLQRSEHVEVRYMVGVDPASDGLARAAKLGLETSAEGVDWLLSRAELPQLVFESTSAKAHKANAPRYAEAGIRAIDLTPAAVGPLTCPAVNPPDQLTDRNVNMITCGGQATIPIVHAVSRVTPVSYAEIVASVSSRSAGPGTRANIDEFTETTAHAIEKVGGADKGRAIIIINPMDPPMIMRDTVFCAVDPDADFDAISESVHRMVKDVQQYVPGYTLKADPQFDPPRPDWSGKARVGVFLEVAGNGDYLPKYAGNLDIMTAAAARVGDLFAAQEVAA, encoded by the coding sequence ATGGCGGAACGCAAGGTGACGGCCGCGATCGTCGGCCCGGGCAACATCGGTACGGATTTGCTGGCAAAACTCCAGCGCAGCGAGCACGTGGAAGTGCGCTACATGGTGGGCGTGGACCCGGCGTCGGACGGGCTCGCCCGCGCCGCGAAGCTCGGCCTCGAGACGTCCGCCGAGGGCGTCGACTGGCTGCTTTCGCGGGCGGAACTGCCGCAGCTGGTGTTCGAATCGACGTCGGCGAAAGCGCACAAGGCCAACGCGCCGCGGTACGCCGAGGCCGGCATCCGCGCGATCGACCTGACGCCCGCGGCGGTCGGCCCGCTCACGTGCCCGGCGGTGAACCCGCCCGACCAGCTGACCGACCGCAACGTCAACATGATCACCTGCGGCGGCCAGGCGACCATCCCGATCGTGCACGCGGTTTCGCGCGTGACGCCGGTGTCGTACGCGGAGATCGTCGCGTCGGTGTCGTCGCGGTCGGCCGGTCCCGGCACGCGCGCGAACATCGACGAGTTCACCGAGACGACCGCGCACGCGATCGAAAAGGTCGGGGGAGCGGACAAGGGCCGCGCGATCATCATCATCAACCCGATGGACCCGCCGATGATCATGCGCGACACGGTTTTCTGCGCCGTCGACCCGGACGCCGACTTCGACGCGATCAGCGAATCCGTGCACCGCATGGTGAAAGACGTCCAGCAGTACGTGCCGGGCTACACGCTCAAGGCCGACCCGCAGTTCGACCCGCCGCGCCCGGACTGGAGCGGCAAGGCCCGCGTGGGCGTGTTCCTGGAGGTCGCGGGCAACGGCGACTACCTGCCCAAGTACGCGGGCAACCTCGACATCATGACCGCCGCCGCCGCGCGCGTCGGCGACCTCTTCGCCGCTCAGGAGGTGGCCGCGTGA
- a CDS encoding TetR/AcrR family transcriptional regulator → MPGRTWAGTTLDDRKAQRRAQLLAAGLDLLGAQGSAAVSVRAVCRSAKLTERYFYESFADRESLVAAVYEDVGDQARKALADAVSGEADPARRAERAVTAFVELMLDDPRKGRVLLLAPLTDPALTQRGLHLLPAFTALVGEQLSRGDETGRQLVAIGLVGALSNVFIAYLDGTLKVSRERLVEHCVQLVLGADAFDSGAH, encoded by the coding sequence ATGCCGGGCCGCACGTGGGCGGGCACGACGCTGGACGACCGCAAGGCCCAGCGCCGCGCTCAGCTGCTGGCCGCCGGGCTCGACCTGCTCGGCGCGCAAGGCAGTGCGGCGGTGAGCGTCCGCGCGGTGTGCCGGTCCGCGAAGCTGACCGAGCGGTACTTCTACGAAAGCTTCGCCGACCGGGAAAGCCTGGTCGCCGCGGTCTACGAGGACGTCGGGGACCAGGCCCGGAAAGCCTTGGCCGACGCGGTGTCCGGCGAGGCCGATCCGGCCCGCCGCGCCGAACGCGCCGTCACCGCGTTCGTGGAGCTGATGCTGGACGACCCGCGCAAGGGCCGGGTGCTGCTGCTCGCGCCGCTGACCGATCCGGCGCTGACCCAACGCGGGCTCCACCTGCTCCCGGCGTTCACCGCGCTGGTCGGGGAACAGCTGTCGCGCGGCGACGAAACCGGCCGCCAGCTCGTGGCGATCGGTCTCGTCGGCGCGCTCAGCAACGTGTTCATCGCGTACCTCGACGGCACGCTGAAAGTGAGCCGCGAGCGTCTCGTCGAGCACTGCGTGCAGCTGGTGCTCGGCGCGGACGCTTTCGACTCGGGGGCTCACTGA
- a CDS encoding aminotransferase class V-fold PLP-dependent enzyme has translation MNDILARLRQLRSGDLPTHGGRTLAYVYDSGLSEVDEIAAAAHALASSANGLDPTAFPSLLRMENDLVARAAGLLGGTPETVGTVTSGGTESCLLAVLAARDSRPELASPSIVLPETAHAAFHKAAHLFGVRKIVVPVDPETFRADPAAMTAAIDDSTVLVVASAPSYAHGVVDPIEEIAAAASARGVRMHVDACIGGWVLPYFAKLGAELPLFDFRVPGVTSISVDLHKYAYCAKGVSVLLHASAELRRTHFFASAAWPGYTMLNPTLQSTRSGGPLAAAWAVVHHLGEDGYLKLAARAREAVDRIRAGVAEIPGLRVLGDPVSTLVAFTGSDGFDLFTVADEMKARGWYVQPQFAHGTSPLNLHLTVTAANHGSEPEFLADLAASVEAARAEGPVRVDPDVAAFVAALDPETLTSEQFGGLLAAAGLTGGDGLPERMAPINALLAAAPEPLRERLLVEFLGALYTPSRD, from the coding sequence GTGAACGACATCCTGGCGCGGCTGCGCCAACTCCGCTCCGGCGACCTGCCGACGCACGGCGGCCGCACGCTGGCCTACGTGTACGACAGCGGACTGTCCGAAGTGGACGAAATCGCCGCCGCCGCGCACGCGCTGGCCAGTTCCGCCAACGGGCTCGACCCGACCGCGTTCCCCAGCCTGCTGCGGATGGAGAACGACCTGGTCGCCCGCGCGGCCGGACTGCTCGGCGGCACGCCGGAAACCGTCGGCACGGTGACCTCCGGCGGCACCGAATCGTGCCTCCTTGCGGTGCTCGCCGCCCGCGACTCCCGGCCGGAGCTCGCTTCGCCGTCGATCGTGCTCCCGGAAACCGCGCACGCCGCGTTCCACAAGGCCGCGCACCTGTTCGGCGTACGGAAGATCGTGGTCCCGGTCGATCCGGAAACCTTCCGCGCCGACCCGGCGGCGATGACCGCGGCGATCGACGATTCCACGGTGCTCGTCGTGGCGAGCGCGCCGTCGTACGCGCACGGCGTCGTCGACCCGATCGAGGAAATCGCCGCCGCGGCTTCGGCGCGCGGGGTGCGCATGCACGTCGACGCGTGCATCGGCGGCTGGGTGCTGCCGTACTTCGCGAAGCTCGGCGCGGAGTTGCCGCTGTTCGACTTCCGCGTTCCAGGCGTCACCAGCATTTCGGTGGACCTGCACAAATACGCCTACTGCGCCAAAGGCGTCTCGGTGCTGCTGCACGCCTCGGCGGAACTCCGGCGCACGCATTTCTTCGCGAGCGCGGCCTGGCCCGGCTACACGATGCTCAACCCGACGCTGCAGAGCACCCGCTCCGGCGGTCCGCTCGCCGCCGCGTGGGCCGTCGTGCACCACCTCGGCGAGGACGGCTACCTCAAGCTGGCCGCTCGCGCGCGGGAAGCCGTGGACCGGATCCGGGCCGGCGTGGCGGAGATTCCGGGGCTGCGCGTGCTGGGCGACCCGGTGTCGACGCTGGTGGCCTTCACCGGTTCGGACGGTTTCGACCTCTTCACCGTCGCCGACGAGATGAAGGCGCGCGGCTGGTACGTCCAGCCGCAGTTCGCGCACGGGACCTCTCCGCTGAACCTGCACCTCACCGTCACCGCCGCGAACCACGGCAGCGAACCGGAATTCCTGGCCGATCTGGCGGCTTCCGTCGAGGCGGCGCGGGCGGAGGGCCCGGTGCGGGTCGATCCGGACGTCGCCGCGTTCGTCGCCGCGCTGGACCCGGAAACGCTGACGTCCGAGCAGTTCGGCGGCTTGCTGGCCGCGGCGGGCCTGACCGGCGGCGACGGGCTGCCGGAACGGATGGCTCCGATCAACGCGCTGCTGGCGGCCGCGCCGGAACCGTTGCGCGAGCGGCTGCTGGTGGAATTCCTCGGCGCGCTGTACACGCCGTCCCGGGACTGA
- a CDS encoding MFS transporter, whose translation MASLSRRTRFRYSLGSFVTGGFGTVPGLLLLPYLTDTMAVPAAAAGIIVFVPKAWDVVFNPVAGRLSDADLARTGSRRRFLLRGGIGVAILFFALFAHPGFGTPVWDATYVVVMFFLCATAYAFFQVPFNALPAELTDSAEERTKLTSVRIGVLAVAVLVSGGGAPAITDLLPGVAGYRVMGLVMAVIILAATLGVYFGLKGAPVGSLRPNTVRLKELARTIARWRSFRWLLGVYFIQALGIGTVLAAIPYFAQHVLGDPSYRTYLFVGFVGPALVTMPLWPRLGARWGKLAGFRVATTSFFVGLVAMYFADRLPFAATLVFVALAGVGYAGISVFPLAILPDLISAEEERTGETRAGVTAGVWTASETLGLALGPGLFGLVLQAGSYVSSTGTTAVPQPPSAITAIVIGASVLPAVLIALGIPLLRRSVLEKQA comes from the coding sequence TTGGCGTCGCTGTCCCGCCGCACGAGATTCCGCTACTCGCTCGGCTCCTTCGTCACCGGCGGGTTCGGCACCGTGCCGGGACTGCTCCTGCTGCCGTACCTCACCGACACCATGGCGGTGCCCGCCGCGGCGGCCGGGATCATCGTGTTCGTGCCCAAGGCGTGGGACGTGGTCTTCAACCCGGTCGCCGGACGGCTGTCCGACGCCGACCTCGCGCGCACCGGCAGCCGGCGGCGGTTCCTGCTGCGCGGCGGGATCGGCGTGGCGATCCTCTTCTTCGCGTTGTTCGCGCATCCCGGCTTCGGCACGCCGGTGTGGGACGCGACGTACGTCGTCGTGATGTTCTTCCTGTGCGCCACCGCGTACGCGTTCTTCCAGGTGCCGTTCAACGCGCTTCCGGCCGAGCTGACCGATTCCGCCGAGGAACGCACGAAACTCACCAGCGTCCGGATCGGCGTGCTGGCGGTCGCGGTGCTCGTGTCCGGCGGCGGCGCCCCGGCGATCACCGACCTGCTGCCCGGCGTGGCGGGCTACCGGGTGATGGGCCTGGTGATGGCGGTGATCATCCTGGCCGCCACGCTCGGCGTCTACTTCGGCCTGAAGGGCGCGCCGGTCGGCTCGCTGCGGCCCAACACGGTGCGGCTCAAGGAATTGGCCCGCACCATCGCGCGGTGGCGGTCGTTCCGATGGCTGCTCGGCGTCTACTTCATCCAGGCGCTCGGCATCGGCACCGTGCTGGCCGCGATCCCGTACTTCGCGCAGCACGTCCTCGGCGACCCGAGCTACCGCACTTACCTGTTCGTCGGATTCGTCGGGCCCGCGCTCGTCACCATGCCGCTGTGGCCGCGGCTTGGCGCGCGCTGGGGCAAGCTCGCCGGATTCCGGGTCGCCACCACGTCGTTCTTCGTCGGACTGGTCGCGATGTACTTCGCCGACCGGCTCCCGTTCGCCGCGACGCTGGTGTTCGTGGCGCTCGCGGGCGTCGGCTACGCGGGCATTTCGGTGTTCCCGCTGGCGATCCTGCCGGACCTGATCAGCGCCGAGGAGGAGCGGACCGGCGAGACCCGGGCGGGCGTCACCGCCGGGGTGTGGACCGCGTCCGAAACGCTCGGGCTCGCGCTCGGGCCGGGTCTGTTCGGGCTGGTGCTGCAGGCCGGGAGCTACGTGTCGAGCACCGGCACGACCGCCGTCCCGCAGCCGCCGTCGGCGATCACCGCGATCGTCATCGGCGCGTCGGTGCTGCCCGCGGTGCTGATCGCGCTCGGCATCCCGCTGCTGCGCCGTTCGGTACTGGAGAAGCAGGCGTGA
- a CDS encoding oxygenase MpaB family protein: MRDTPEPLGPDSLTWKYFGDWRGLLIALWAGSMQNMHPGLGAGVEEHSKFFAERWQRLFRSLYPIGGVVYDGPLAHRTALEVRGYHDRIKGVDKKGRRYHALDPDTYYWAHSTFFVSTILIADNFMGGIGEEEKRTLFDEHVRWWRMYDMTMRPVPESWEDFQRYWKHMCTEVLEDNKAARDVLDLRGIAKPPFLPWLPDPLWKPVAKVIAKQFVWLTVGMYDPEVRELLGYRWTERDARRHRRVGKLINAAFSLLPHDRRYHPRARAGWRRARGELAPGTPPVETPRRNLPPLAERGKPEHYSPDVP; encoded by the coding sequence ATGAGGGACACGCCGGAACCGCTGGGACCGGACTCGCTGACCTGGAAGTACTTCGGCGACTGGCGCGGGCTGCTGATCGCGCTGTGGGCCGGGTCGATGCAGAACATGCACCCCGGCCTCGGCGCGGGCGTCGAGGAGCATTCGAAGTTCTTCGCCGAACGCTGGCAGCGGCTGTTCCGTTCGCTGTACCCGATCGGCGGCGTGGTCTACGACGGCCCGCTCGCGCACCGCACGGCGCTGGAGGTGCGCGGCTACCACGACCGGATCAAGGGCGTGGACAAGAAGGGCCGCCGCTACCACGCGCTCGACCCGGACACGTATTACTGGGCGCATTCGACGTTCTTCGTCAGCACCATCCTGATCGCCGACAATTTCATGGGCGGCATCGGCGAAGAGGAGAAACGCACGCTGTTCGACGAGCACGTGCGCTGGTGGCGGATGTACGACATGACGATGCGGCCGGTGCCGGAATCGTGGGAGGACTTCCAGCGGTACTGGAAGCACATGTGCACCGAGGTGCTGGAGGACAACAAAGCCGCGCGCGACGTCCTCGACCTCCGCGGCATCGCGAAACCGCCGTTCCTGCCGTGGTTGCCGGATCCATTGTGGAAACCGGTCGCCAAGGTGATCGCGAAGCAGTTCGTCTGGCTGACCGTCGGGATGTACGACCCGGAGGTGCGCGAACTGCTCGGCTACCGCTGGACCGAGCGGGACGCCCGACGGCACCGCCGCGTCGGCAAGCTGATCAACGCGGCGTTTTCGCTGCTTCCGCACGACCGCCGCTACCATCCGCGGGCACGGGCGGGCTGGCGGCGCGCCCGCGGCGAACTGGCCCCGGGGACGCCGCCGGTCGAAACCCCGCGCCGCAATCTTCCGCCGCTCGCCGAGCGCGGGAAACCGGAGCACTACTCGCCGGACGTGCCGTGA
- the dmpG gene encoding 4-hydroxy-2-oxovalerate aldolase: MNNTDVRLVDTTLRDGSHAMAHQFTEKQVRDTVRALDDAGISLIEVTHGDGLGGSTFNYGFSLVDERKLIAAAVDEAKQAKIAVLLLPGLGTVTDLRAAADLGAGAVRIATHCTEADVSMQHFGAARDLGLETVGFLMLSHMSSPEDLAKQARIMVDAGCQCVYVVDSAGALILDDASDRVAALVAELGDEAQVGYHGHQNLSFGVANSVLAYRAGARQIDGSLAALGAGAGNSPTEVLAATFERLGIKTGVDKDVLLEAAENVVKKYLTRLPVMDRSSIIQGFAGVYSSFLLHAERAAERYGVPAHEILYKVGEERYVGGQEDMIIDIALRLRDERAAAQ; the protein is encoded by the coding sequence GTGAACAACACCGACGTCCGGCTGGTCGACACCACTCTGCGCGACGGCAGTCACGCGATGGCGCACCAGTTCACCGAAAAGCAGGTGCGCGACACCGTCCGCGCGCTCGACGACGCGGGCATCTCGCTGATCGAGGTGACCCACGGCGACGGCCTCGGCGGCTCGACCTTCAACTACGGCTTTTCCTTGGTGGACGAACGAAAGCTGATCGCGGCCGCGGTCGACGAGGCGAAGCAGGCGAAGATCGCCGTGCTCCTCCTGCCCGGCCTCGGCACGGTCACCGACCTGCGCGCGGCGGCCGACCTCGGCGCGGGCGCGGTGCGGATCGCGACGCACTGCACCGAGGCGGACGTGTCCATGCAGCACTTCGGCGCGGCGCGCGACCTCGGCCTGGAAACCGTCGGATTCCTGATGCTGTCGCACATGTCGTCGCCGGAAGACCTGGCGAAGCAGGCGCGGATCATGGTCGACGCGGGCTGCCAGTGCGTGTACGTCGTGGACTCCGCGGGCGCGCTGATCCTGGACGACGCGTCCGACCGCGTCGCCGCGCTCGTCGCGGAACTCGGCGACGAGGCACAGGTCGGCTACCACGGACACCAGAACCTGAGCTTCGGCGTCGCCAACTCGGTGCTCGCGTACCGCGCGGGGGCTCGGCAGATCGACGGTTCGCTCGCCGCGCTCGGCGCGGGTGCGGGCAACTCGCCGACCGAAGTCCTCGCCGCCACCTTCGAACGGCTCGGCATCAAAACCGGGGTGGACAAAGACGTTCTGCTGGAAGCCGCGGAGAACGTCGTGAAGAAGTACCTGACCCGGCTGCCGGTGATGGACCGGTCGTCGATCATCCAGGGCTTCGCCGGCGTGTACTCCAGCTTCCTGCTGCACGCCGAGCGCGCCGCCGAACGCTACGGCGTCCCGGCGCACGAAATCCTCTACAAGGTCGGCGAAGAGCGCTACGTCGGCGGCCAGGAGGACATGATCATCGACATCGCGCTGCGGCTGCGCGACGAGCGGGCAGCCGCTCAGTGA